Sequence from the Fragaria vesca subsp. vesca linkage group LG4, FraVesHawaii_1.0, whole genome shotgun sequence genome:
TCTACAAAAAAGAGGGGGGTAAAACTGTAATTTAAAAGGTGATGGCAGAGCTGTAATTATGATGTAAATGGGGACAGAATCATCATTTCCAAAAAGAGGGACCTAGTTGTCAAGGATTACACAATCGATCGATCGATCGATTTAGCCGATTCACTTTGGAGTACTTGAAAGAATCAAAGAGAAGATGTGCACGACCCAAAGTAACCTAAAAACGCCCATGTACCGACTTAAGATTTTACAATTCTGACACTCATTCAAATCTTTAACAAAAGAACCCAACGTTACCTGTCACCGCCTAGCCACTACACCTCGTCTCCGCCTAGCCCACACGATTGTCGTTTCTCTTAAAAAGCGACATGTCGTTACGTTTGGCTGGCTCTGAATTTGGTTATTTTAGGGTTTTAGGTTTATACCTTGTGCCAAAACGGAGGGGGAGAGAGAGAGAGAGAGAGAGAGATCGTCTTAGAAAAGGAAGGGGGAAAACTGTAATTTAAAGAGAGATGACATGACTATAATTATGATGTAAATAAGGACATAATAATCATTTCGCGAGGGCTTTTAAACAGTGCGGCTGCTGCACCTTCAATCGTCTCTCAAAAGAAGAGGGGTAAAACTGTAATTTAAAGAGAGATGACATGACTATAATTATGATGTAAATAAGGACATAATCATCATTTCGCGAGAGCTTTTAAACAGTGTGGCTGCTGCACCTTCTTTACTATATAGGGAAATAACAGCACGCAATGAGGAGATTAATCTCACTGCAAAGTGTACACGAGCTAGTATGATATCTTATTTTTTTATTAATTTTTTTAAAAATTTATCTCTGAGTATGACTCCGAATTTAATCTCCCGCATGCATGATGGACTCTTGGCTTGGTCTCTAAAACTAGGAGATCGATCAGATAATCTCAGTGACCACTTCAATGTTCACTAACTCGATCCCCCTCTTTTGTGGGTAGTGCATGCATCAAATCAATCACGCTCCCTGTAACAGTCTCATTACCTCCGGCAAGACTCTAGCTTGGATCAAAACCTGTGCTGCAAATTTACGGTAACAAACTTTTGCTGCAGCAAATTCGTTTGCAAAACTTGCATCCAGTCAATAGCTAGCCTTGGCAGTTTGGCTACCTACCAACATGGCAACATGTACTAATATATATAAATATTCCTGCGATAATTATTAAGAGATAATTAATAGCTCTAAATTAATATGGTTTCCAACTTGGCCTGTGATCATGATCGATTAATGCCTTGTATGAGTTTCAGCACAAACGACTCACTCAACGCAAGCATATCGATCAATGGACTTTCTGGGTGAGATGAAGGACTTGACTTGATACAAATAGCTATCAATTATGTTAACTCTCAGTATAGGTATATATTATTAATGTTTCTGTCCTGGACTGTTTCTTCTAGTTTTTATTTCAGGACTAAGTAACATGCATTTCCAATTAGTTAATGTTTTTGTGAAACCAGAAAGTCTCTGTGACTCAAATATGTCAACTACTTCGATCTGGATGCTTCCTTGCGCTAACAGGTTTCTGTCATAATTAACCTAACACTGCTTTCATCGATCCAGAAAATTCGATCCATATATATACACAGTTACACACAAACACTACCAAACCAGATTGATGATCAGTATATCTTATTTTGGGTTGTCAATCAATTAAAGACCAAGCTAGCTTGCATATCAAGCAGCTGGTATTGTTCTATCTAGCAGCTAGATAGCTATATGGCAATGGAAGAACTACATGCTGCTGCTTTGGCATACTACGACAATGGCACGCAACAGCTTCGGGATCTGGCAGGGTCTTTCTTCCGATCTATGGACACCAACGATGACGGTAAAATCAGCTGCTCGGAGTTCAACGAATTCCTCCAGCAAAGTGGCTACAACTGGATAATTAACGACCCTAACTTCTTCAAAAGGCTCGATCGTAACGGCGATGGTGGATTGGATTTTGGGGAAGTTCTCACTTTCTACTACATCATTAAAACGAGGTACATCCGATGCCAAGGGTACCACTGCGGCGTACACCTCTGCGGTTTGTATTTCACTTGCGTTGCTTGCTTTGATGGGGCTCATGAGCATCGCTCTACATTTGATCTATGCGCTACCTGCTATCGCAATCGGAATTACTATCACCACCAGCACCACACTTACTTCTTGGATAATCATGTATTGCTGCGCTCCAAACGAGGCCTTTCTCCGTATGCTCAACCAGATCTCAACATGGTATATATACCTAATTATGTTACATTCTCTATCACATTTATGCGAGAACTAATTAACAATTTGCATTATATACCTAGAGCTTCAGTTTGCGCTTTTCATCAAGTTCTTCTTTAATTTCAGAGATTATAAAGTACTTATCATTAAGTTCTTCTTTCAGAGATAAAAGATTTTAAGAAGGGTAATCTAGAAAATGAATGTTCGACTCACTGCAGGAAGGATGAACGTTGCTAGGGTTTCTCTTCTATATATAGATATGAAGCTTAATTGTCATGTTGCTAATTCTCATTACGAGCTTACTTATTTTGCCTAATTCGTTGATGTTGGAGTTGTGCTGAAAATATGCAGGCAATAACTCCACCTCCGCCTCCAGCAGTTTACAATAATATCAATTACTACATTGCTGCTGCACCTGAAAGGGTGAGTGCTGTTGATTTTATAACATAATTTCAACACAAAAACAAACTGACTTTTATATCGTGCAATTTACACGGGTAGAATTATATATATGTGATTGTTAATTTTTATTAATTTTTATTTTTTTTGTATATGTATTTGCAGCATAGTTGGTTCCAAGTATTTCGCGTGTTTGAGATGGCTCTTGCTGCTGCAAGTGTGGCTGCTAATTGTACAATCATGTAGTGTCACTCATTACAAAAGAAGAGTTTATTGTTTGGAGTTTATATTCGGTGTCTGTCTCTGATGCAGGGATGCCAACAGATTACCCGAAAATGAATGGATGGAGAATTGATCAGGCACTTTCCCTTCCACTTCAATGACTCCATATGTAACCAAAGATAAATTAATTAAAAGAGACTTCTTGTTCCATTTCCTTTGATATCTTTTCGTTACTTAGAGCAGATCGATGTTCACGATTCATGATTGTAATTGCAATCGAGCTTCATCGTTTCAGCTTCTTTATGATTGAAGTCTATATTAATCTTCATGTTCTGCCCTAGCCCTATTTCCTTTTTTGTTTCAATCAAGCAACTGAGCAAGCGTGCTTGGTTTCTCCAGACAAAGGGACAACAATCTTAAAAAATACACTGTGTACGTACATATACGTATTTTACTCTCATATCCCCGAACTAATAACACCCAAAGATAGATGGCCGTCGATGGATACATAGCTGAACGATCTCTCCAGCCTCCTCTTATGCTAGCTGAAGGTCTGATAGCTAGCTTGTGAGTTGAAGCTAGGGAAACAAATATAGAAAGTAATATATATACAGAAGACGTACGTATATTGAATGGGGAAGTCGAGTCAGTGGGTGTCGACTTCCCTGATAAACTTTGAGAAATTAACATGCATCTTTAATTATCTCTAAATTCAAAATTTCAAATATAGAGAAAACTCTATTGCTAGCTATTTATTTTCTTAATCAACCCTATAAAACGATAAGTAAGGGTTTATGCAGTATCAAGAATAAGTAAACCCTATATATATACGGAAACGATGTGGAGCGCATGTTCGTAGTGTGCACGAATCTCCGTTCGCCACCGTCCAACGCCGACGACGGCGCGTCTCTACCCCAGCGGACTCTAGCAGTGTCCCCGATCACTTTCTTTTCCCGACGATCCCCGGCAAGGCCGCCGAATTTCAGTTTCCGGCGAGATCGACTTTATTTGAAGTTTTTGGGTGATCTTGCCTGAAAACTGGAATTCGACGGACTCGCCGGGGAGGGAAAATGATCGGGGACGCTGCTGGAGTCTGCTGGGGTGGAGACGCGCCGTCATCGGCGCCGGACAGTGGCGAACGGAGCTCCGTGCGCGCTTACGCACGCACGTGCGCTTCATATCCGGCCTATATATATATGTATATATATATACCCTTGAAAAATAGATCGAGTTATATATAAGTAGAGAAATTAGATAGTGACCTGAATTAAAAATTGCGGCTGCTGGCCAGCTATTGCACTAAATAAAGTGAATTATTGTGCTCTTGTTAGTTAATTCCCAACTTGGAAAAAAAGAAAGAAAGGAAAACTCAACTATTTGAATCAATCATCCGTTGCCGAAAGCTAGCTATTGTTCGTAGTATGTGTCCTTTGGGTGAGAACAAAGAGTTGATTTTGGTTAGTTTTGGTTGAGAACTAGTTGACTTGACTTGATCAATGCAAAGTAGATAGCCATGAACTGATGAAAGAGTGTTTATCGAATTGAAAGAGCAGAAATGTAAAGGATCGGAATT
This genomic interval carries:
- the LOC101310401 gene encoding uncharacterized protein LOC101310401, producing MAMEELHAAALAYYDNGTQQLRDLAGSFFRSMDTNDDGKISCSEFNEFLQQSGYNWIINDPNFFKRLDRNGDGGLDFGEVLTFYYIIKTRYIRCQGYHCGVHLCGLYFTCVACFDGAHEHRSTFDLCATCYRNRNYYHHQHHTYFLDNHVLLRSKRGLSPYAQPDLNMAITPPPPPAVYNNINYYIAAAPERHSWFQVFRVFEMALAAASVAANCTIM